From Enterococcus mundtii, the proteins below share one genomic window:
- the groL gene encoding chaperonin GroEL (60 kDa chaperone family; promotes refolding of misfolded polypeptides especially under stressful conditions; forms two stacked rings of heptamers to form a barrel-shaped 14mer; ends can be capped by GroES; misfolded proteins enter the barrel where they are refolded when GroES binds), whose translation MAKELKFAEDARAAMLRGVDKLADTVKVTLGPKGRNVVLEKSYGSPLITNDGVTIAKEIELEDHFENMGAKLVSEVASKTNDIAGDGTTTATVLTQAIVREGLKNVTAGANPLGIRRGIELATKTAVEELHNISTVVDSKEAIAQVAAVSSGSEQVGRLIADAMEKVGNDGVITIEESKGIETELDVVEGMQFDRGYLSQYMVTDNDKMEAVLENPYLLITDKKISNIQDILPLLEQILQQSRPLLIIADDVDGEALPTLVLNKIRGTFNVVAVKAPGFGDRRKAMLEDIAVLTGGTVITDDLGLELKDATIENLGNASKVVVDKDNTTIVEGSGDKTAIDARVQLIKNQIAETTSDFDREKLQERLAKLAGGVAVVKVGAATETELKELKLRIEDALNATRAAVEEGMVSGGGTALVNVINKVAMIEAEGDVATGIKIVTRALEEPIRQIAENAGYEGSVIVDKLKNVDLGTGFNAATGEWVNMVEAGIVDPTKVTRSALQNAASVSALLLTTEAVVADKPEPAAPAAPAMDPSMMGGMM comes from the coding sequence ATGGCAAAAGAATTGAAATTTGCAGAAGATGCACGTGCAGCAATGTTACGTGGTGTAGATAAATTAGCAGATACAGTAAAAGTGACATTAGGACCAAAAGGCCGTAATGTTGTTTTAGAAAAATCATATGGTTCTCCATTGATCACAAATGATGGTGTGACGATTGCAAAAGAAATCGAATTAGAAGATCATTTCGAAAACATGGGTGCAAAACTAGTTTCAGAAGTTGCATCTAAAACAAATGATATCGCTGGAGACGGTACAACGACAGCGACTGTCTTGACTCAAGCAATTGTCCGTGAAGGTTTGAAAAACGTCACAGCTGGTGCTAACCCATTAGGTATTCGTCGTGGGATCGAATTAGCCACTAAAACAGCAGTGGAAGAATTACACAACATCTCAACTGTTGTTGACTCAAAAGAGGCTATTGCACAAGTTGCTGCTGTTTCTTCTGGTTCAGAACAAGTGGGCCGTTTGATTGCAGATGCAATGGAAAAAGTCGGCAATGATGGTGTTATCACAATTGAAGAATCTAAAGGAATCGAAACAGAATTAGATGTCGTAGAAGGTATGCAATTTGACCGTGGTTACTTGTCACAATATATGGTAACAGACAACGACAAAATGGAAGCTGTTTTGGAAAATCCATACTTGTTGATCACTGACAAGAAAATTTCAAATATCCAAGATATCTTACCTTTATTAGAACAAATCTTACAACAATCACGTCCTTTATTGATCATTGCTGATGACGTGGATGGCGAAGCGTTACCAACATTGGTATTGAATAAAATCCGTGGAACATTCAATGTTGTTGCTGTAAAAGCACCAGGTTTCGGCGACCGTCGTAAAGCAATGTTAGAAGATATTGCTGTCTTGACTGGTGGTACAGTGATTACAGATGACCTAGGATTAGAATTGAAAGATGCAACAATCGAAAACTTAGGAAATGCTTCAAAAGTAGTTGTGGATAAAGACAACACAACAATCGTTGAAGGTTCAGGCGATAAAACAGCCATTGATGCACGTGTTCAATTGATCAAAAACCAAATCGCTGAAACTACTTCAGACTTTGACCGTGAAAAATTACAAGAACGCTTAGCGAAACTTGCTGGCGGAGTAGCAGTCGTAAAAGTCGGAGCAGCAACTGAAACAGAATTAAAAGAATTGAAACTACGTATTGAAGATGCGTTGAACGCTACTCGTGCTGCTGTTGAAGAAGGTATGGTCTCTGGTGGTGGTACAGCATTAGTGAACGTGATCAACAAAGTAGCCATGATCGAAGCAGAGGGCGATGTAGCAACAGGTATCAAGATCGTTACTCGTGCATTAGAAGAACCAATTCGCCAAATTGCTGAAAATGCTGGTTATGAAGGATCAGTTATTGTTGATAAATTGAAAAATGTTGATTTAGGAACAGGATTCAATGCAGCAACTGGTGAATGGGTAAACATGGTGGAAGCCGGAATCGTTGACCCAACAAAAGTAACTCGTTCAGCATTACAAAATGCAGCATCTGTATCTGCATTACTATTAACAACTGAAGCAGTTGTGGCAGATAAACCAGAACCAGCAGCACCTGCTGCACCAGCTATGGATCCATCAATGATGGGCGGCATGATGTAA
- the groES gene encoding co-chaperone GroES, translating to MLKPLGDRVIIEVAQEEEKTVGGIVLASSAKEKPQTGTVVAVGEGRLLENGEKVPAAIKVGDQVMFEKYAGTEVKFEGTEYLIVSGKDIMAIVE from the coding sequence GTGTTAAAACCATTAGGTGATCGCGTCATCATTGAAGTCGCGCAAGAAGAAGAAAAAACTGTTGGAGGAATCGTTTTAGCTTCATCAGCGAAAGAGAAACCTCAAACTGGAACAGTTGTAGCAGTGGGTGAGGGACGTTTGCTAGAAAACGGCGAAAAAGTTCCTGCAGCTATTAAAGTAGGCGACCAAGTAATGTTTGAAAAATATGCCGGTACAGAAGTGAAATTTGAAGGAACAGAATATTTGATCGTCTCTGGAAAAGATATCATGGCGATTGTTGAGTAA
- a CDS encoding CPBP family intramembrane glutamic endopeptidase → MSLKKYSFFSIFCYGLVFVSPLLLTSVGLVNSTSGLINATTVTYILGAIILWFLYLKHKEPIEIEANVPVASRSKIILYGVIGIFIALILQSIAVMIESFFFGEVSPSENTQNIIQLILDTPAFIIATTIAGPIMEEFVFRRSILGIVGHYTNFWVGASVSSLLFALAHNDGHLLVYFFLGFFFSLLYRSTGRIWAPMITHIGMNTLVVIVQLALQQGLL, encoded by the coding sequence ATGTCATTAAAAAAATATAGCTTTTTTAGCATTTTTTGTTACGGACTAGTGTTTGTCTCGCCTTTACTTCTGACATCTGTCGGACTTGTAAATTCAACGTCAGGTTTGATCAATGCAACAACAGTTACGTATATCTTAGGTGCAATCATTCTGTGGTTCTTGTACCTCAAGCATAAAGAACCGATTGAAATCGAAGCAAACGTACCAGTTGCTTCTCGCTCAAAAATCATTTTATATGGAGTCATTGGTATCTTTATCGCTCTGATTTTACAAAGTATTGCGGTTATGATCGAGAGTTTCTTTTTTGGAGAAGTCTCTCCATCTGAAAATACGCAAAATATTATCCAACTGATTTTAGATACTCCTGCTTTTATTATTGCTACAACTATTGCCGGACCAATCATGGAAGAATTTGTATTTCGTCGGAGTATTCTTGGCATCGTTGGTCACTATACTAACTTTTGGGTAGGTGCAAGTGTTAGTTCCTTGCTCTTTGCATTAGCACACAATGATGGGCATTTACTCGTCTACTTCTTTTTAGGATTTTTCTTTAGTTTACTATATCGATCCACTGGGCGAATCTGGGCACCAATGATCACCCATATTGGTATGAATACTCTAGTTGTCATTGTACAATTGGCATTGCAACAAGGTTTACTGTAA
- a CDS encoding MBL fold metallo-hydrolase encodes MAEGNTAFKISILASGSSGNSLYIESDKKRLLVDAGLSGKKITSLMAQIGRTPDQLDGILVTHEHRDHIHGVGVLARKYHLDIYANEKTWEAMAPMIGNVPIEQKHLFQMGKVQTFGDLDIESFGVSHDAASPQFYRFHKENRSFVMLTDTGYCSDHMRGIIENADGYLMESNHDLEMLRMGPYPWNLKQRILGDRGHLSNEDGALVMTDVIGDRTKRIYLGHLSKENNMKELAHLTMENILKEKDLGVGYDFNVYDTDPDAATELFSI; translated from the coding sequence ATGGCTGAAGGAAATACAGCTTTTAAAATCAGTATCCTTGCAAGTGGGAGTTCAGGAAACTCATTATATATCGAGAGTGACAAAAAGCGACTTCTGGTAGATGCAGGACTGAGTGGGAAAAAAATTACTTCCTTAATGGCACAAATCGGTCGGACGCCCGATCAATTAGACGGTATTCTTGTGACACATGAACATCGAGATCACATTCATGGGGTAGGTGTTTTGGCGCGTAAGTACCATTTAGATATCTATGCAAATGAAAAAACATGGGAAGCAATGGCTCCGATGATCGGAAATGTCCCAATCGAACAAAAACATTTATTTCAGATGGGGAAAGTCCAAACATTTGGCGATTTAGATATCGAGAGTTTTGGTGTTTCCCATGATGCAGCTTCACCACAATTTTATCGTTTCCATAAAGAGAATCGTTCGTTTGTCATGCTGACGGATACAGGTTATTGTAGTGATCATATGCGAGGGATCATTGAAAATGCTGATGGGTACTTGATGGAAAGCAATCATGATCTAGAGATGTTGCGTATGGGACCTTATCCTTGGAATTTGAAACAACGTATTTTAGGCGATCGTGGTCATTTATCGAATGAAGATGGTGCGTTAGTGATGACTGATGTAATTGGCGATCGTACAAAACGAATCTATTTAGGCCATTTAAGTAAAGAAAACAATATGAAAGAATTGGCCCATTTGACTATGGAAAATATTCTTAAGGAAAAAGATCTAGGTGTGGGATATGATTTCAATGTGTACGACACTGACCCGGATGCTGCAACAGAATTATTTTCAATTTGA
- a CDS encoding two-component system regulatory protein YycI — MDFKKIEWIFFVAFLGLNVFLFSSYHESINQEHTVIRSDQTESIKKRLANDDITYTGDFSSESKQGYYLSAEETELSQTLFKYRQDNNRRGLLESGVSINDNILTKTLSDSESESKVLDPNRIASSLNDFLDNEEDVLFGNEYIYMKNFSVLEGDSPEITASQTYEGLPFYDDTAKLIFSLEKKGDEYRILKYTQTHLTNIEQLREKTELHTEEEAINTLYVNNKISRGSNILWRQLAYSRILKVREKNVYVPVWYVAIETPDKTYQIETVNAFSNTIITNNSIPKVEDH, encoded by the coding sequence ATGGATTTCAAAAAAATTGAATGGATTTTCTTCGTCGCCTTTTTAGGATTGAATGTTTTTTTGTTTAGTAGTTACCATGAATCGATCAACCAAGAGCATACGGTAATACGCTCAGATCAGACAGAATCGATCAAAAAACGGTTAGCAAATGATGATATTACTTATACGGGTGATTTTTCTTCAGAAAGTAAGCAAGGATACTATTTAAGTGCGGAGGAAACGGAACTGAGTCAAACGTTGTTCAAGTATCGCCAAGATAATAATCGACGTGGTTTATTAGAGAGTGGCGTTTCGATCAATGATAATATATTGACTAAAACGTTATCGGACTCTGAATCTGAAAGCAAAGTGCTTGATCCAAATCGCATAGCAAGTTCACTCAATGACTTTTTAGATAACGAGGAAGATGTTTTATTTGGTAATGAGTATATCTATATGAAAAATTTCTCTGTATTAGAAGGTGATTCTCCTGAAATCACAGCGAGCCAAACGTATGAAGGATTGCCATTCTATGATGATACAGCTAAACTTATTTTTTCCCTCGAAAAAAAGGGGGATGAGTATCGCATTTTGAAGTATACTCAAACCCATTTAACGAATATTGAACAGTTGCGAGAAAAAACAGAATTGCATACGGAAGAAGAAGCCATTAATACATTGTATGTAAATAATAAAATCTCTCGAGGATCGAATATCCTTTGGCGTCAACTGGCTTACTCTCGTATTTTGAAAGTACGAGAGAAAAATGTGTATGTACCGGTGTGGTATGTCGCAATTGAAACGCCGGATAAGACCTATCAGATCGAAACGGTCAATGCATTTAGTAATACGATTATTACAAATAATTCGATCCCAAAGGTGGAAGATCATTAA
- a CDS encoding YycH family regulatory protein yields the protein MKISEKFIRIGLILMVALSLYFSYAIWLSPAGKTSINLEESNSQVIESQSYRKASEIYLPLHLTWFQTDTVKETNSENLISQIHGLIEGARFGKLTEVVEADQEKFNQKKSLNEGIEFSYNAPYLLSGYVKAFGLNIDLGSVQNEDVYFTSVQFDLKDEKVSFIDYDQRTIYEASLSMDWKEIEHDLNSSDVNWTPVFRTPESIETQHSIKEPMKLKKYSYILSQQPYTVFRNAFFSQPDAVKNNDESTELIFYDGNETMTIHSENQIVDFRGDLPTIDEPNNIFTDSFPYVSKLGGALGNVRYFDRNKNTIDYRIFVEGFPVFGSDSKGKVGIEIGNEQVNNQVSIQTSLNTIQVPIPSDEEVELPSTDDVYQELVDNGAEESKIELIIVGYTWQNIEETNRVVDLFPEWYVKYQGEWYSANDLLTKLPEKEAE from the coding sequence ATGAAGATTTCTGAAAAATTTATACGAATTGGTTTGATCTTGATGGTTGCATTAAGCCTGTACTTCTCTTATGCAATTTGGTTGAGTCCAGCAGGGAAAACTTCAATCAACTTAGAAGAGAGCAATTCACAAGTGATTGAATCACAAAGCTATCGTAAAGCATCAGAAATTTATTTGCCTTTACACCTCACATGGTTTCAAACAGATACAGTGAAAGAAACGAATAGTGAGAACCTGATTTCTCAAATACATGGGTTGATCGAAGGTGCTCGTTTTGGCAAGCTGACAGAAGTCGTGGAAGCAGACCAAGAGAAGTTCAATCAAAAGAAGTCTCTCAATGAAGGAATCGAATTCTCTTATAACGCACCTTATCTACTCAGTGGCTATGTGAAAGCATTTGGTTTGAATATTGATCTAGGTTCAGTCCAAAATGAAGATGTCTATTTTACGAGTGTCCAATTTGATCTAAAAGACGAAAAAGTTAGTTTTATTGATTATGATCAGCGGACGATTTACGAAGCCAGTCTATCGATGGATTGGAAAGAAATAGAACATGATTTGAATTCTTCAGATGTCAACTGGACACCTGTATTCAGAACGCCAGAAAGTATTGAGACACAGCACAGTATCAAAGAACCAATGAAACTAAAAAAATACAGTTATATCTTATCTCAGCAACCATACACCGTCTTTCGGAATGCTTTTTTTTCCCAGCCAGACGCGGTTAAAAACAATGATGAAAGTACGGAATTGATTTTTTATGATGGCAATGAAACAATGACGATCCATTCAGAAAATCAGATCGTCGATTTTAGAGGAGATTTACCGACGATTGATGAACCAAATAATATTTTTACGGACAGTTTTCCTTATGTCAGCAAACTAGGTGGCGCGTTAGGCAATGTTCGATATTTTGATCGTAACAAGAATACAATCGATTATCGTATTTTTGTAGAAGGATTTCCCGTATTTGGTTCAGATAGTAAAGGAAAAGTTGGAATCGAAATCGGTAATGAGCAAGTGAATAATCAAGTAAGTATCCAAACGAGTTTAAATACCATCCAAGTCCCGATTCCTTCAGATGAAGAAGTCGAGTTGCCTAGCACCGACGATGTATATCAGGAATTAGTAGATAATGGGGCAGAAGAATCGAAAATCGAGTTGATTATTGTTGGCTATACATGGCAAAACATCGAAGAAACGAATCGGGTGGTTGATCTATTCCCAGAGTGGTATGTGAAATATCAAGGAGAATGGTATTCTGCAAATGACTTATTGACCAAACTACCTGAGAAGGAGGCGGAGTAA